From the genome of Toxoplasma gondii ME49 chromosome XII, whole genome shotgun sequence:
agaaacgcgcgctCCACCGAGGTCGATTCAACCAGCTATTCTTGTCTGTCGGTGCCGTGTGCACGTGCCctgaaaaacaaaaacaagTAACCTGAGTgatacttatatatatatatatatatatatatatatatatatatagcttCGCACATGCATGTGAAGGTAGCCCATTGCCGCAGGTGGACCTTTGGTGGGTTTCTCTACGTCCTTTCGCGGACTTTATTAGACGAAGCCGGAGAGGCTCTTTCCAACGACGCGCGCGTCGATCTCGCCACCGCGCAAAATCCTAGAGGCACCGTGAATCTGGACGAGTGGACGCACCCAGCtcggaaggcagagagaagagagaactcaCCTGAGAACCCAGGGAGTCGATCCACCTCGAGAAGGCCTTTGACGTCGTCAAGATAGACCGACTTGTATCGAAGGACGAGGCGGAGATCGGAGGCATCAAGGCTGGTGACTCTGAACTGTTTCATGATTAATCGATGGATTGTTCGCTTAGAAAACTTTTCGACTTTTCGACCCGCTCCCTTTGAGGGTCGCAGTTTTCTGGTTGCTCCTGTGGGTTTCTCGTTTCGAGGGCCCTCCTGAGTGGCCATTGCCTTCTCCGCGACCTTTGCCTTTGGACACTTGtcccctttctctgcgcctccccGTCCCGATTCTGCCTTCACCTCCACCTTCGGtacgcgtctctgcttctcgcctttcgcctCCACCGTTGTGCGCGTCTCCTCAGTCGCAGAAGGACCTGCTTCTTCGGCGAGCTGCGCGACACTGACCACCCGGCTGCCTTCGCCGTCCTCGTCCTCAAGCACATCCGGGAACACTCCGACCTTCGAGAGGTCGAAGGTGCCTTCGGGCTCGAGACCGACTGCCACCGCGGCTTTCGCGCTTTGCCTGGCCCAGTCGCCAAGACTCTCTTCGACCTCGACGTTCCGGAGAaccggcgtctcctcgcggtcGCATCTTTCGACGTTCGAGTCGGTCTGTGCATGAGGCGGCGGTTCCAGAAAACTCGTCTGGCGAGAGCTGGAGACCGAAAAGTCTCTCCCGTCCTCCTCGAtctccacttcctcgctGGGGCGCAAATTCGTCGCCTCGACGTTcgcgcctcgcgtctccggcGCACGCGCCGCCGCGGCCTCGCGCCCCGCGCAAATGCGCCCCTCTGGCCCCGCCTGGGGCGGCAAGCTCGCGAACCGGTCCCCCGCCTTCCGAGTTCGCGTCTTGTAGAACCCCCGGAGAATCAGGTGCGCGGACGGCCGCTTCCGCCACCTGGTGAAGCCTCTGCCGAGTGTGTTCGAGTACGCACCATCCGTGCGGCTCTTCTCACTCACTTtgctcgccgtctccgcggAGGTCACCTCGCTCATCGCTTTCGCCTCGTCGCCGGTCGCCCCACCTTCAGGCGCCTCAAAGACTCCGTGCTCGTCCTCTTTCCGGAGGCGCCGACTAAACAGCTTCTTGATCGACAGGGTCAACGGCAAACTCTGGGTCATGGAGTACCACCCGGAGCCTCCCCGGCGGCTCTGGAGCCCGTCCTGGGTCGATTGGCCCGATGAGGCCCCCGCGACTCGCTCACCCGCCGAGTCGCTCGCGAGCTTGGCCAGCGAGCTGCGGCTGCGCTGCGTGCGGTCGCGCGGAGCCCCGGAGCTAGCCGGGGGATCTATTGGGCTCTTGCGGGCCTTCGCGAACGCCGGAGGGAGGCGCGGAGTCGTCGCCGGCGCCGAGGACGTCCCCCCTCGGGCTCCACGGGGAGTGTCATCGCCAGAGGTGTCTCCTGCAAAGCGGCGCGCCTCGTGTCTCCGGGGAACCGCGTTCGACTCAGACGCAGGATACAAGTCGCTGACTTGACTGTTTGCAGCAGATCGCAGGCCCGAGTGACCTACTACTCCGCCGCCGCCGAAAGAGAGCACTGGGACCGAAGGAGAGACTGGACTCGGCTCCAACACCCCGAGCACGAGGTGAGTCTCGACGGTCGTCGGCGTGGAGACCACCGAGGTGGAGGCCGAAGAACGGTCCAGTCGGTCTGAAGCGTGTGATCTATTCTCCTTTTCGTAACGGCAGTCCTCGTAGCGGCGCACAGCCGCCAGCGCAAAGTTCTCCGCGAGGTGTGACCGCGAGGTACGGCGCCAGGTCTGTTGCCcagtctcgccttcctccagCGTACGCGCCGGTCGGGCGCTGGGCATCGCGGCGAATGCCGAGGACGGGGTGGGGACTGGCTCGATGGCGGCCCCGAAGGACGCGCGGACTTCGGCGGCGCCGGGAGGCAACGAGGTCTCCATGCTTGAAAAGAAATtccgaggagagaagacgaatcCAGGAAAACCAGAAAAAGCGTACGCCACGCACTTCGTCAGAAGTCGCCTGCGCAGACAACGGCGACCTCGGAACGCGTCAACCGCAGCCACCCCGAGACCGGCGGGCGGGAAGGGGGAGGGATCTCCAGCTGaggtttttttttctgctttggGAAGACTGCGAAAAACCATGAGAGAAGCGAGGTGCTGTTTGACGCCCGTGGCCTTGCGCATTCCTACGCGCACATagccgcatgcagttcatATATCGCTGCACCGCTTTGAGAGTGCCCTTTGCACTGGCGCCAAGAGAGGCGCTCGCCTGGCCGTCCAGCAGGGCTGACGCACTCAAGACAATCTCGCGGAACAGACTCGACAACAGTGGAGACCTTGCGTCTGGTtcagacacagaaaggctTTGTTTCTGCGGAGTGTGTAGCTACGTGAGGACCATGGCGCTGCTGGGGGTTTCCCCTGTTGCGGGGCTAGCCTCAGGGAACTCCGAAACGCAGTGACGgtgagaagcgcgagaaagcttggaaactgagaagaagggaaggtgTGCGGTTcagcgaacgagagaggcgttCCGTTGCCggctctccgttttttctggtTGCATGCATCCGCTTACGCAACTTTCAGCGCTCTGTTGAGAGTTCCAGACAGGACGGTGCAGGTCGGGAGACAACGTCCTCTGCCATATATTTTGCCCGCGAAGAGACCGGCTGCTTGTTTGCACTCGACTGTACTCTTTGCCTGCGAGATGCCAAGAAGACGGCGGCTGCTGGGTCGACGCTTCGTTCCATGTGCGCGAGGCGCTTCCCCGCAACAGTTTCGcgaccttttccccagagccGAGCCTGAAGTTGCCTTCGAAACCTAACGGACTCGTAGACGTGCGAACCTTCCCTTGCAAACGCCCAGAGGCACGAGATTCGCCTTGCCCGCCTGCCGATAAAAGTCTTTGGCGGCGACCCGGCGACTGAGAAACGTTCGCGGCCACACGATCAACTGCTCGACGTCGGCGCACCCATTTTGCAAGGAAGGAGGCCCGGGCGCTGCCGACAGTCTTGTTGACGTGAAGCAAGACCTGCacaaggagaaacgaaaatcATATTCCCGTCTTAAACTCAGTGGTTCTTTCACCAACCCGAGGGGAGTATGCGCCAAATTTGATTTGTGGACTGCGTTTCGCAGGACGTACGCCGGAACCGCGTGGAGGTCGAGCGGGGTTTCAAGCGtgtctccagaaaaaacaaagcaaATGGAAGAAAAGAATTTGGAAACGCCGCGGTCGCCCTCCCAAGCTGGGTCCCGCGTCCGCGGTCCGTGCCTTTCCACGGGACCGTGCCAAGACTATTTcgggaaggaggaaaagccTGGGAAAGCCTCGAGCACATGGTTTTCGCACCCCTCCACAGGCGACGCTGgagtcgagaaagaaaagaaaaaagcggGTGAAATGTCTTTGCAAAGTTCCAGATGCATGCGGTCGCAAGAAGCAGGCCTTCTAGGGCGGCGCCGCTACGTCCTGGAGAGGAGCCTCTGTTACCGCCCCTCTTCGGTTACGGGCAGAAAACGACGGTCGACGGCAAACGCAGCCGGACACGATGGAGAAGCCTACACTTTCAAGATTGAGGACCAGCAAAAAACAACGCCCCGTCTGagtgaagaaaaggaaaacgaacgcTGAGAGGAAAATCTTGCAGACCCAAAactcggagacagaagcgggGAGCGCGGCGCCGCCGGACGTGGACGGAACCCGTGGCACCCACTACCTCGCCTGCATGCGGAACGGGAAAAACCCAAACTCTCCAATTGCCCCCGCGATTTTCGAATTGCAACTTTTCGCAGTGTGTGGTGAAGCTGGTTCTCTTGTCtccgagaggagacgacgggTATCCTGACCCGCGTGGGTTGCGAAACCCAGAGGGAACCCCCACAGGCAAGAACCACGGAGTCAGGGGGTCTGGGAAGCGCGCTACCACAGCCCCCGAGTTTTGCAGGATTCTCGGCTgtctgcctttttttctgaagTGACCCTTCTTGCTCTTGAATACCCCAAGCGGCCTCGATGGTATACACGGGTCTCGAGCAGGCCGCCTTCCCCAGCCTTATACCGTGTCTCCCCTGAGAGTCTCGCCGTTTCACACGTGGTTTCCCAGCGTCTTTCTGCCAAAGAAGCTGTGAAGGCAAACACGCGCGTATGCCCATGCATCAGAAGCCCACTTTTGGTAGCCAATCGATTCCTTTCCAGAATGAACTCGGTTTGCGGTCCACTTTATACACACTTGCCGACCACTGGTAAGAGACCTGCAAATGACGCAGTTTCCCCTGAGCAATCTGGTGCgatttccactttcttcctcaAGCAACCTGCCCATCTATTACGCCTAGAACGTAGCCGGTGTGGAATATCCTCACTGTTCAAGGACACTAAAATCCAGCACGTTAACCGGCTCAACCAGTCCACTCACCGTCGCACACACAAAAGTGCACGCAGTAGTAGACGATCCATTCGACACGTTAGTCGCCTCCTTGCCACAGCTAGGGGACTCAAGTAGACAGCAGACATACGGGTGGAGAGGCAAATGACCTCTCATTGCCGGTTTCACGTTTTGCTGCTGAAACAACGTTGACAACCTCCCTTGGACAGTGTGTCTCCGCAGTACAATGCGAAGGCAACAGAAGGACGGCAGATCGCGACTTTTGATTGACGAAATACAGGTGCAAATCACCGAGGTTGATGAACAGGGTGAAGGCGCTTGCCTGCAAGGCCAAGAAGAACTCGCTCAATCCAGTTACCCACAGACGGACCGGCGGGATCTGGGAAGCGAGAGCTCGTTCTGCCTTGATTTTTGATTGGTCTGCGGAGTTCTCTCTCGAACGAACAGGGCGCCTGATGCACGCTGGAGTATATTTTTACGAAGACATACAACCCGTCAAAGCAGGACTTTGCGTTTCGGGCATAACTTTCACACTTGGTAACTGAAAAGAGAACTTTTCTAAAACCCGACAGCAG
Proteins encoded in this window:
- a CDS encoding hypothetical protein (encoded by transcript TGME49_249600~Predicted trans-membrane domain (TMHMM2.0):57-75); this translates as MRKATGVKQHLASLMVFRSLPKAEKKTSAGDPSPFPPAGLGVAAVDAFRGRRCLRRRLLTKCVAYAFSGFPGFVFSPRNFFSSMETSLPPGAAEVRASFGAAIEPVPTPSSAFAAMPSARPARTLEEGETGQQTWRRTSRSHLAENFALAAVRRYEDCRYEKENRSHASDRLDRSSASTSVVSTPTTVETHLVLGVLEPSPVSPSVPVLSFGGGGVVGHSGLRSAANSQVSDLYPASESNAVPRRHEARRFAGDTSGDDTPRGARGGTSSAPATTPRLPPAFAKARKSPIDPPASSGAPRDRTQRSRSSLAKLASDSAGERVAGASSGQSTQDGLQSRRGGSGWYSMTQSLPLTLSIKKLFSRRLRKEDEHGVFEAPEGGATGDEAKAMSEVTSAETASKVSEKSRTDGAYSNTLGRGFTRWRKRPSAHLILRGFYKTRTRKAGDRFASLPPQAGPEGRICAGREAAAARAPETRGANVEATNLRPSEEVEIEEDGRDFSVSSSRQTSFLEPPPHAQTDSNVERCDREETPVLRNVEVEESLGDWARQSAKAAVAVGLEPEGTFDLSKVGVFPDVLEDEDGEGSRVVSVAQLAEEAGPSATEETRTTVEAKGEKQRRVPKVEVKAESGRGGAEKGDKCPKAKVAEKAMATQEGPRNEKPTGATRKLRPSKGAGRKVEKFSKRTIHRLIMKQFRVTSLDASDLRLVLRYKSVYLDDVKGLLEVDRLPGFSGHVHTAPTDKNSWLNRPRWSARFFVMHHGHWFWFRDERSFRTGGLNACLGSISLLLYPFTIDLHPKYTTRFCVRFGDWYAVQIDTSIEKKDRGEWAVLFLAAGNLGEQIRMCFLGIDWQEVQDRGRLAAKQNCLAP